A window of the Salipiger sp. H15 genome harbors these coding sequences:
- a CDS encoding LysR family transcriptional regulator codes for MDRLTEMEAFATVVDQGGFTDAAKKMGISKSAVSKHVSSLEARLGARLLNRTTRRVSPTEIGLAYYDRARRVLNDAGEADALVTSMQSAPSGLLRISVATDFGVNHLSPVLGEFLSEFPDITVNMVLNNRYVELISEGFDMAVRIGELEDSTLRARKLTDTTKRMIASPSYFQRFGRPQRIDDLNEHKLLHYSNQSSGNVWKVTAPSGEKRQVRTAGWLSVNDGQSLLNACIAGLGIAYLPSYLYADAMKQGLVEDAIPDLPVETQGIYAVYPPGRFTQPKVRAFIDFLVHAFAEKGPHDW; via the coding sequence ATGGATCGACTGACCGAAATGGAGGCCTTTGCCACGGTGGTGGACCAGGGTGGTTTCACCGATGCGGCGAAGAAGATGGGTATCTCGAAATCGGCGGTGTCGAAACATGTCTCCTCGCTGGAGGCCCGGCTCGGTGCACGCCTGCTGAACCGCACCACGCGCCGCGTCTCGCCCACCGAGATCGGCCTTGCCTATTACGACCGGGCGCGGCGGGTGCTGAACGACGCAGGCGAGGCCGATGCGCTGGTCACCTCGATGCAATCGGCGCCCTCTGGGCTGCTGCGCATCTCGGTCGCCACGGATTTCGGGGTGAACCACCTCAGCCCGGTGCTCGGAGAGTTCCTGTCGGAATTCCCGGACATCACCGTCAACATGGTGCTCAACAACCGCTACGTCGAGCTGATCTCGGAAGGCTTCGACATGGCGGTGCGGATCGGCGAGCTGGAGGACAGCACGCTGCGCGCCCGCAAGCTGACCGACACCACAAAGCGGATGATCGCCTCGCCCTCGTATTTCCAGCGCTTCGGCCGCCCGCAGCGGATCGACGACCTGAACGAGCACAAGCTCCTGCACTATTCCAACCAGTCCTCGGGCAACGTCTGGAAGGTGACCGCGCCCTCGGGCGAGAAGCGCCAGGTGCGCACCGCCGGCTGGCTCTCGGTCAACGACGGGCAGTCGCTGCTCAATGCCTGCATCGCGGGTCTCGGGATCGCCTACCTGCCGTCCTACCTCTACGCGGATGCGATGAAGCAGGGGCTGGTCGAGGACGCAATCCCCGATCTGCCGGTCGAGACGCAGGGCATCTACGCCGTCTACCCGCCGGGCCGCTTCACCCAGCCGAAGGTTCGCGCCTTCATCGATTTCCTCGTGCATGCCTTTGCCGAAAAGGGCCCGCACGACTGGTAA
- a CDS encoding TetR/AcrR family transcriptional regulator, with the protein MDSKTPRHRNREEKSAATRARLTAAARKLFDEEGYHNVSVTEIARLAGVTHAMINVYFHSKAGLLYALIHENNASQIDALSGSVPLHASFDEKLRHIVTIYVQGDLEDPRLLAVMQAYFWQWPAETEFENRLQLRQALSPLLQAMRDSRRFAHRSGEELEEALAAFYAIYTHGLRPAIYDEASVQHCIELILRRSSILFAGLANTQDAWRDHARDEASL; encoded by the coding sequence ATGGACAGCAAGACGCCCCGCCACCGCAATCGGGAGGAGAAGAGCGCCGCTACCCGCGCGCGCCTGACGGCGGCTGCCCGCAAGCTCTTTGATGAAGAGGGCTATCACAACGTTTCGGTCACCGAAATCGCCCGATTGGCCGGCGTGACCCATGCGATGATCAACGTCTATTTCCATTCCAAGGCCGGGCTGCTCTACGCGCTGATCCATGAAAACAATGCCTCTCAGATAGATGCGCTCTCCGGCTCCGTCCCGCTGCACGCCAGTTTCGACGAGAAGCTGCGCCACATCGTGACCATCTACGTGCAGGGCGATCTCGAGGATCCGCGGCTTCTCGCCGTGATGCAGGCCTATTTCTGGCAATGGCCTGCCGAAACCGAATTCGAGAACCGCCTGCAATTGAGGCAGGCGCTCTCTCCGCTGCTGCAGGCGATGCGCGACTCGCGCCGCTTTGCCCATCGCAGCGGCGAGGAACTCGAGGAGGCGCTGGCCGCCTTTTACGCCATCTACACCCACGGGCTGCGCCCGGCGATTTACGACGAGGCGAGCGTGCAGCACTGCATCGAGCTGATCCTGCGGCGCAGCTCGATCCTCTTTGCCGGCCTCGCCAACACGCAGGACGCGTGGCGGGACCACGCGCGGGACGAGGCCAGTCTCTGA
- a CDS encoding LysR family transcriptional regulator — MDKFAELRAFTHVMDHGGFTAAAEALGMSKAAVSKNVAALERRLGLKLFERTTRQVRPTTEGNHYYRWTRQLLAEADWADTCARALAEPQEAALRVAAPSELVEHMLLPRLGRFLASHPDSSVVFEAPGSEGCDLTLSAETGEDMDGRPIAVSTHVVVASSLYLATQGRPESASDLASHRLLHLPSEQEGVIWTLTDRRGAVTPVTAERRIEMADPRSVLEACLAGLGIACLPDFVVGRDLSVGRLTRVLPEYDSARRVILSRTETGGPARELAMKFESYLDSTLRDQGAALAGRAGDLAP; from the coding sequence ATGGATAAGTTTGCCGAGCTGCGGGCATTCACGCATGTGATGGACCATGGCGGGTTCACCGCGGCGGCAGAGGCGCTTGGCATGTCCAAGGCGGCCGTGTCGAAGAACGTGGCCGCGCTGGAACGCCGGCTCGGGCTCAAGCTCTTCGAACGGACCACGCGGCAGGTGCGCCCGACGACCGAAGGCAACCATTACTACCGCTGGACCCGCCAGCTGCTCGCCGAGGCCGACTGGGCCGACACCTGCGCCCGCGCCCTTGCAGAGCCGCAGGAGGCCGCGCTGCGCGTCGCCGCGCCCTCCGAGCTGGTCGAGCACATGCTGCTGCCGCGGCTCGGCCGGTTCCTCGCCTCGCACCCGGACAGTTCCGTGGTCTTCGAGGCGCCGGGCTCCGAGGGCTGCGATCTCACCCTCAGCGCCGAGACCGGCGAGGACATGGACGGCCGGCCAATCGCGGTCAGCACCCACGTGGTCGTCGCCTCGTCGCTCTACCTCGCCACGCAGGGGCGGCCGGAAAGCGCCAGCGATCTCGCGTCGCACCGGCTGCTGCACCTGCCCTCCGAGCAGGAGGGGGTGATCTGGACCCTCACCGACCGCCGCGGCGCGGTCACGCCGGTCACCGCCGAGCGGCGGATCGAGATGGCCGACCCGCGCTCGGTGCTCGAGGCCTGCCTCGCCGGGCTCGGCATCGCCTGCCTTCCCGATTTCGTCGTGGGCCGCGATCTCAGCGTCGGGCGCCTGACCCGGGTGCTGCCCGAGTACGACTCCGCACGCCGGGTGATCCTGTCGCGCACCGAGACCGGCGGCCCCGCGCGCGAGCTGGCGATGAAGTTCGAATCCTACCTCGATTCCACGCTGCGTGACCAAGGCGCGGCGCTGGCCGGCCGCGCCGGCGATCTCGCGCCCTGA
- a CDS encoding OmpA family protein — translation MTSTTRRRAERLLSGLAAALLAAVPAQAFDLALPGTARLAEEYITDPGSYAVPIAPWNEMEGLLTRTVEGHIQRQAWRIDATGMTVLQIMDPLRAQLEEAGWTVLLDCSARDCGGFDFRFAAEVMRGPAMYVDISAFRFLSARSPEGDFLTLLVSRSAATGYVQVIRTSPGIPAEQAPAPGTAPADGSAPATVTATPTADIVRRLEAEGHAVLKDLAFASGADELAPGDVASLDELAAYLAADPARRVLFVGHTDATGSAAANVEISRRRARAALSYLERKGVPGSQMEADGAGYLAPVASNLSVEGREENRRVEVVLLPAVE, via the coding sequence ATGACGAGTACCACGCGCAGGCGCGCTGAGCGCCTCCTCTCCGGTCTGGCCGCCGCGCTGCTTGCCGCGGTCCCGGCGCAGGCCTTCGACCTCGCGTTGCCCGGCACCGCCCGGCTCGCCGAGGAATACATCACCGATCCCGGCAGCTACGCGGTGCCGATCGCGCCGTGGAACGAGATGGAGGGGCTGCTCACCCGCACCGTCGAGGGGCACATCCAGCGGCAGGCCTGGCGCATCGACGCCACCGGCATGACCGTGCTGCAGATCATGGACCCGCTGCGCGCACAGCTCGAGGAGGCCGGCTGGACCGTCCTGCTCGACTGCTCCGCGCGCGATTGCGGCGGCTTCGACTTCCGCTTCGCCGCCGAGGTGATGCGCGGACCGGCGATGTACGTCGACATCAGCGCCTTCCGCTTCCTGTCCGCGCGCAGCCCCGAGGGGGATTTCCTGACCCTGCTGGTCAGCCGCAGCGCCGCGACGGGCTACGTGCAGGTCATCCGCACCTCGCCGGGCATTCCCGCCGAGCAGGCCCCCGCGCCCGGGACCGCCCCCGCCGACGGCAGCGCGCCCGCCACGGTCACCGCCACCCCGACCGCCGACATCGTCCGGCGGCTCGAGGCCGAGGGCCATGCGGTGCTGAAGGACCTCGCCTTCGCCAGCGGGGCGGACGAGCTGGCGCCGGGCGACGTGGCCTCGCTCGACGAGCTGGCGGCCTATCTCGCCGCCGATCCGGCGCGGCGCGTGCTCTTCGTCGGGCATACCGACGCGACCGGCTCGGCGGCGGCAAACGTGGAAATCTCGCGGCGCCGTGCCCGCGCGGCGCTCAGCTACCTCGAGCGCAAGGGCGTGCCCGGCAGCCAGATGGAGGCGGATGGCGCGGGCTATCTCGCCCCGGTCGCGAGCAACCTCAGCGTAGAGGGGCGCGAGGAGAACCGCCGCGTCGAGGTGGTTCTGCTGCCCGCGGTGGAATGA
- a CDS encoding peroxidase-related enzyme (This protein belongs to a clade of uncharacterized proteins related to peroxidases such as the alkylhydroperoxidase AhpD.), with protein sequence MTKDLPTALDLPMVDPLPERTQKYFDICEDRLGMVPNVLKAHAFDIAKLDAFTGLYNELMLADSGLTKLEREMIAVVVSSINRCFYCLTAHGAAVRELSGDPKLGEMLVMNWRVADLNHRQRAMLHFTEKMTRSSAEIAEYDREALRDAGFSERDIWDIVNVAAFFNMTNRVASATDMRPNDEYHAQAR encoded by the coding sequence ATGACCAAGGACCTGCCCACCGCCCTCGACCTGCCGATGGTCGACCCGCTGCCGGAGCGGACGCAGAAATACTTCGACATCTGCGAGGACAGGCTGGGCATGGTGCCGAACGTGCTGAAGGCCCATGCCTTCGACATCGCCAAGCTCGACGCCTTCACCGGGCTCTACAACGAGCTGATGCTGGCGGATTCGGGGCTGACCAAGCTCGAGCGCGAGATGATCGCGGTGGTGGTCTCGTCGATCAACCGATGCTTCTACTGCCTGACCGCCCATGGCGCCGCCGTGCGCGAGCTCTCGGGCGATCCGAAACTGGGCGAGATGCTGGTGATGAACTGGCGTGTCGCCGACCTCAACCACCGCCAGCGCGCCATGCTCCACTTCACCGAGAAGATGACCAGGAGCAGCGCCGAGATCGCCGAGTACGACCGCGAGGCGCTGCGCGATGCCGGGTTCTCCGAGCGCGACATCTGGGACATCGTCAACGTCGCCGCCTTCTTCAACATGACCAACCGGGTGGCCAGCGCCACCGACATGCGGCCGAATGACGAGTACCACGCGCAGGCGCGCTGA
- a CDS encoding GNAT family N-acetyltransferase yields the protein MTPDLPRLYATLDNTWPAASTVAAGPWLLREGGGGGKRVSCITAEDGWSPDDLQAAEQAQRMMRQEPLFMIRAGETALDVALESRGYDLIDPVNLWVCKIGKLTETEPHRMSAFALWEPLAVMREIWAAGGIGPARVGVMERAMGPKTSIFGRVSDKPAGAGYCAIHDGIAMVHALEVLEAHRGKGLGRAMMRRAAIWAEGKGAQYMSLACLRDNDPANGLYASLGMTLVGQYHYRIKPGN from the coding sequence ATGACGCCAGACCTTCCCCGCCTCTACGCCACGCTCGACAACACCTGGCCCGCCGCCTCGACGGTGGCCGCCGGCCCCTGGCTGCTGCGCGAGGGCGGCGGCGGCGGCAAGCGCGTCTCGTGCATCACCGCCGAGGACGGCTGGAGCCCCGATGACCTGCAGGCCGCCGAGCAGGCGCAGCGCATGATGCGGCAGGAGCCGCTCTTCATGATCCGTGCCGGCGAGACCGCCCTCGACGTGGCGCTGGAATCGCGCGGCTACGACCTCATCGACCCGGTGAACCTCTGGGTGTGCAAGATCGGCAAGCTGACCGAGACCGAGCCGCACCGGATGAGCGCCTTCGCGCTCTGGGAGCCGCTGGCGGTGATGCGCGAGATCTGGGCGGCGGGCGGCATCGGCCCGGCGCGGGTCGGCGTGATGGAGCGCGCCATGGGTCCCAAGACCTCGATCTTCGGGCGGGTGTCGGACAAGCCCGCCGGCGCGGGCTACTGCGCCATCCACGACGGCATCGCCATGGTGCACGCGCTCGAGGTGCTCGAGGCGCATCGCGGCAAGGGGCTCGGCCGCGCGATGATGCGCCGCGCCGCGATCTGGGCCGAGGGCAAGGGCGCGCAGTACATGTCGCTGGCCTGTCTGCGGGACAACGACCCGGCGAACGGGCTCTACGCTTCCCTCGGCATGACGCTTGTGGGACAGTACCATTACCGCATCAAGCCGGGAAACTGA
- a CDS encoding molybdopterin-binding protein: MANPTAAMLVIGDEILSGRTRDSNMHYLAQALTKQGIDLREARMVSDDQAAIVAAVKALSAGFDHVFTSGGIGPTHDDITADAVAAAFGASIGVRQDAYDLLAAHYQRQGAEFNEARQRMARIPEGAALIDNPVSIAPGFTIGNVHVMAGVPSVFEAMVASVLPTLTGGAPLLSQSLRIQRGEGEIAGPLAALAAEFSDLSIGSYPFQKDGIYGANIVIRGAEGARVDAAMTRLAALFPER, translated from the coding sequence ATGGCCAATCCCACCGCCGCAATGCTGGTCATCGGGGACGAGATCCTTTCGGGGCGCACCCGCGATTCCAACATGCACTATCTTGCGCAGGCGCTGACCAAGCAGGGCATCGACCTGCGCGAGGCGCGCATGGTCTCGGACGACCAGGCCGCCATCGTCGCCGCGGTGAAGGCGCTGAGCGCGGGTTTCGACCACGTCTTCACCTCGGGCGGGATCGGGCCGACCCATGACGACATCACCGCCGACGCCGTGGCCGCGGCCTTCGGCGCCTCGATCGGCGTGCGGCAGGACGCCTATGACCTCTTGGCCGCGCATTACCAGCGCCAGGGCGCCGAGTTCAACGAGGCCCGCCAGCGCATGGCCCGCATCCCCGAGGGCGCGGCGCTGATCGACAACCCGGTCTCGATCGCCCCCGGTTTCACCATCGGCAACGTGCACGTGATGGCCGGCGTGCCCTCGGTCTTCGAGGCGATGGTGGCGAGCGTCCTGCCGACGCTGACGGGCGGCGCGCCGCTCCTGTCGCAGTCGCTGCGCATCCAGCGCGGCGAGGGCGAGATCGCCGGGCCGCTGGCGGCGCTGGCGGCCGAGTTCTCGGATCTCTCGATCGGCTCCTACCCGTTCCAGAAGGACGGCATCTACGGCGCCAACATCGTCATCCGCGGCGCCGAGGGCGCGCGGGTCGATGCGGCAATGACACGGCTCGCGGCGCTCTTCCCCGAACGGTGA
- a CDS encoding ABC transporter permease produces METALAWLAQIAALIRKEFRDLFKDPSSRALLLMPAILQSLLFGYGATYDLTRVPYAVLDQSRGAASTELLSRLDGGGVFTREATLSNAGQIAALIDSGDALLVLAIPPDFEARLASGREAPLQVILDGRNSATAGAASAQVAAMVAAFNAARGDTPLVTIDRRAWFNPNLESRWNLMPPLIAALSMIQTLLLSALSVAREREQGTFDQLLVTPLTPLQILIGKALPTMTVGILQSTLIFLIILFWFGIPIVGSVWLLYLGLASFTLASVGIGLSISAVALTMQQAMLYTFLIVMPLMLLSGLLTPVRNMPQVLQWATYANPLRFGVDLVRRVYLEGAGLAEVGRDFVPLLCVAAVTLPLAAWLFRHRLS; encoded by the coding sequence ATGGAGACCGCCCTCGCCTGGCTCGCCCAGATCGCCGCGCTGATCCGCAAGGAGTTCCGCGACCTCTTCAAGGACCCGTCGAGCCGGGCCCTGCTGCTGATGCCGGCAATCCTGCAGTCGCTGCTCTTCGGCTACGGCGCGACCTACGACCTGACCCGCGTGCCCTACGCGGTGCTCGACCAGAGCCGCGGCGCGGCCTCGACCGAGCTTCTCTCACGGCTCGACGGCGGCGGCGTCTTCACCCGCGAGGCGACGCTCTCCAACGCCGGCCAGATCGCCGCGCTGATCGACAGCGGCGACGCGCTGCTGGTGCTGGCCATCCCGCCCGATTTCGAGGCCCGCCTCGCCTCGGGACGGGAGGCGCCGCTGCAGGTCATCCTCGACGGGCGCAACTCGGCTACGGCCGGCGCCGCCTCGGCGCAGGTCGCGGCCATGGTCGCGGCGTTCAACGCCGCGCGCGGGGACACGCCGCTCGTCACCATCGACCGCCGCGCCTGGTTCAACCCCAACCTCGAGTCGCGCTGGAACCTGATGCCGCCGCTGATCGCCGCGCTCAGCATGATCCAGACGCTGCTGCTCTCGGCCCTGTCGGTGGCGCGCGAGCGCGAGCAGGGCACCTTCGACCAGCTGCTCGTGACGCCGCTCACGCCGCTGCAGATCCTCATCGGCAAGGCGCTGCCGACGATGACCGTGGGCATCCTGCAATCGACGCTGATCTTCCTCATCATCCTCTTCTGGTTCGGCATTCCCATTGTCGGCTCGGTCTGGCTGCTCTACCTCGGGCTCGCCAGCTTCACCCTCGCCTCGGTGGGAATTGGGCTCTCGATCTCGGCGGTGGCGCTGACCATGCAGCAGGCGATGCTCTACACCTTCCTGATCGTCATGCCGCTGATGCTGCTCTCGGGGCTGCTGACCCCGGTGCGCAACATGCCGCAGGTGCTGCAATGGGCGACCTATGCCAACCCGCTGCGCTTCGGGGTCGATCTGGTGCGCCGCGTCTACCTCGAGGGCGCGGGCCTCGCAGAGGTCGGCAGGGACTTCGTGCCGCTGCTCTGCGTGGCGGCGGTGACACTCCCGCTCGCCGCCTGGCTCTTCCGCCACCGGCTGTCCTGA
- a CDS encoding ABC transporter permease, giving the protein MSAPGFLPRLRALARKETRQLLRDRSNLFVGLLLPVVLILLFGYGLSFDVKDARIAVVMQNNSLAAREAAMGLTGSPYLSPVWMHDMREAEAGMMAGEIDAILRVPHDFLRQLALGEARVQLILNGVDSTTASAIEGYVSGALSVPFAKRAERMGGTSAARGSVVIVQRTWFNEPGESTWFLVPGLVVLILTLIGAFLTSLLVAREWERGTLEAIFVTPVRPLELVLAKLAPYMVIGAIDLAMCLLAARWLFEVPMRGSLAIIIAVSLLYLLVSLSLGLLISALARNQFAASQIALLVSFMPALMLSGFVFDLRNVPAVIQVISQLLPATHFMGLIKTLFMAGDYWPDILRSSVILSLYATVLITFTCRALRKTMD; this is encoded by the coding sequence ATGAGCGCGCCGGGCTTCCTTCCCCGTCTGCGCGCGCTCGCGCGCAAGGAAACGCGGCAGCTGCTGCGCGACCGCAGCAACCTCTTCGTCGGGCTGCTGCTGCCGGTGGTGCTGATCCTGCTCTTCGGCTACGGGCTCTCGTTCGACGTGAAGGACGCGCGCATCGCGGTGGTGATGCAGAACAACTCGCTCGCCGCGCGCGAGGCCGCCATGGGGCTGACCGGCTCGCCCTACCTTTCGCCCGTCTGGATGCACGACATGCGCGAGGCCGAGGCGGGGATGATGGCGGGCGAGATCGACGCGATCCTGCGCGTGCCGCACGACTTCCTGCGCCAGCTCGCGCTTGGCGAGGCGCGGGTGCAGCTGATCCTGAACGGCGTCGATTCCACCACCGCCAGCGCCATCGAGGGCTACGTGAGCGGCGCGCTTTCGGTGCCCTTCGCCAAGCGCGCCGAGCGCATGGGCGGCACGTCCGCCGCGCGCGGCAGCGTCGTCATCGTGCAGCGCACCTGGTTCAACGAGCCGGGCGAGAGCACATGGTTCCTCGTGCCGGGGCTGGTGGTGCTGATCCTGACCCTGATCGGTGCCTTCCTCACCTCGCTGCTGGTGGCGCGGGAATGGGAGCGCGGCACGCTCGAGGCGATCTTCGTCACCCCGGTGCGGCCGCTCGAGCTTGTGCTGGCCAAGCTCGCCCCCTACATGGTCATCGGCGCCATCGACCTTGCCATGTGCCTTCTCGCCGCGCGCTGGCTCTTCGAGGTGCCGATGCGCGGCTCGCTGGCGATCATCATCGCCGTGTCGCTGCTCTACCTGCTGGTGTCGCTCTCTCTGGGGTTGCTGATCTCGGCGCTGGCCCGCAACCAGTTCGCCGCCAGCCAGATCGCGCTGCTGGTCAGCTTCATGCCGGCGCTCATGCTCTCGGGTTTCGTCTTCGACCTGCGCAACGTGCCGGCGGTGATCCAGGTGATCTCGCAACTGCTGCCGGCGACGCATTTCATGGGGCTGATCAAGACGCTGTTCATGGCCGGCGACTACTGGCCCGACATCCTGCGCTCGAGCGTCATCCTGTCGCTCTATGCCACGGTGCTGATCACCTTCACCTGCCGCGCCCTGCGCAAGACGATGGACTGA
- a CDS encoding ATP-binding cassette domain-containing protein yields the protein MTEASVVATGLHRSFEAPDGGMLRAIDELSLRVRPGELTALVGPDGAGKTTLIRMIAGLLTPGGGQLQVLGTDVAADPQRVQDRISYMPQRFGLYEDLSVQENLDLYADLHAVPREERGPRFARLLEMTDMARFTARPAGKLSGGMKQKLGLACTLVRAPDLLLLDEPSVGVDPLSRRDLWTIVQQLVDDEGLSVIVSTAYMDEAARCAQVHVMNRGRILASGTPEELRLRARGLTFAATPPAGIHPRELQARLLGAPELVADATPHGGAVHYVRQPQADDEKLAALLDGAGATPRPAGLEDSFMLLLRQHEGSPDHALPEAATEAPATPPDPGKPIITVQGLVRRFGDFTAVASTSFEVMPGEIFGLLGPNGAGKTTTFRMLCGLLPATEGKLEVAGRDLRTARARARARIGYVAQKFSLYGNLSVRQNLEFFGGAYGLRGRVLRGRVRDALERFDLDPNARSGLLPAGYKQRLAMATGLLHAPQILFLDEPTSGIDPLARRAFWRTITGLARSGVTIIVTTHFMEEAEYCDRIAIQDAGEMLVIGTPQEVREKAGAEGGADMNAAFIGIVERARAQRAGQAAA from the coding sequence ATGACCGAGGCCTCGGTCGTCGCGACGGGGCTGCACAGGTCCTTCGAGGCGCCGGACGGGGGCATGCTGCGCGCCATCGACGAGCTGTCACTCCGCGTGCGCCCGGGCGAGCTGACCGCGCTGGTCGGCCCCGACGGCGCGGGCAAGACCACGCTGATCCGGATGATCGCCGGGCTGTTGACGCCGGGCGGCGGGCAGCTTCAGGTGCTCGGGACCGATGTCGCGGCCGATCCGCAGCGGGTGCAGGACCGGATCAGCTACATGCCGCAGCGCTTCGGCCTCTACGAGGACCTGAGCGTGCAGGAAAACCTCGACCTCTACGCCGACCTGCATGCCGTGCCCCGCGAGGAGCGCGGCCCGCGCTTCGCCCGGCTGCTCGAGATGACCGACATGGCGCGTTTCACCGCGCGGCCCGCGGGCAAGCTCTCGGGCGGGATGAAGCAGAAGCTGGGGCTCGCCTGCACGCTGGTGCGCGCGCCGGACCTGCTGCTGCTCGACGAGCCGAGCGTCGGGGTCGACCCGCTGTCGCGCCGCGACCTCTGGACCATCGTGCAGCAGCTGGTCGACGACGAGGGGCTGAGTGTCATCGTCAGCACCGCCTACATGGACGAGGCGGCGCGCTGCGCGCAGGTGCACGTGATGAACCGGGGCCGCATCCTCGCCAGCGGCACGCCAGAGGAGCTGCGGCTTCGCGCGCGGGGGCTGACCTTCGCCGCCACGCCGCCCGCGGGAATCCACCCGCGCGAGCTGCAGGCGCGGCTGCTGGGCGCGCCCGAACTGGTGGCCGATGCGACGCCGCATGGCGGCGCGGTGCATTACGTGCGCCAGCCGCAGGCCGATGACGAAAAGCTGGCCGCGCTGCTGGACGGTGCCGGCGCAACGCCGCGTCCCGCCGGGCTCGAGGACAGTTTCATGCTGCTGCTGCGCCAGCACGAGGGCAGCCCCGACCACGCCCTGCCCGAGGCCGCGACCGAGGCCCCCGCCACGCCGCCCGATCCCGGCAAGCCGATCATCACCGTGCAGGGCCTCGTGCGGCGCTTCGGCGATTTCACCGCCGTCGCCAGCACCTCCTTCGAGGTCATGCCGGGCGAGATCTTCGGCCTGCTCGGTCCCAACGGCGCGGGCAAGACCACCACTTTCCGCATGCTCTGCGGCCTGCTGCCCGCGACCGAGGGCAAGCTCGAGGTGGCCGGGCGCGACCTGCGCACCGCCCGTGCCCGCGCCCGCGCCCGGATCGGCTACGTGGCGCAGAAATTCTCGCTCTACGGCAATCTCAGCGTGCGGCAGAACCTCGAGTTCTTCGGCGGCGCCTACGGGCTGCGCGGCCGGGTGCTGCGCGGCCGGGTGCGCGACGCGCTGGAACGCTTCGACCTTGACCCGAACGCGCGCAGCGGCCTGCTGCCCGCGGGCTACAAGCAGCGCCTCGCAATGGCGACAGGGCTGCTGCACGCGCCGCAGATCCTCTTCCTCGACGAGCCCACCAGCGGCATCGACCCGCTGGCCCGGCGCGCCTTCTGGCGCACCATCACCGGGCTCGCTCGGTCGGGCGTGACCATCATCGTGACCACGCATTTCATGGAGGAGGCCGAGTACTGCGACCGCATCGCGATCCAGGACGCGGGCGAGATGCTGGTGATCGGCACGCCGCAGGAGGTGCGCGAGAAGGCCGGGGCCGAGGGCGGTGCCGACATGAACGCCGCCTTCATCGGCATCGTCGAGCGGGCCCGGGCGCAGCGCGCGGGACAGGCGGCGGCATGA
- a CDS encoding HlyD family efflux transporter periplasmic adaptor subunit, giving the protein MKKALPILLVLAALLGGAWAHFNRSPGDPNLIELHGNVDIRQVALAFDGSGRIRQMLAEEGDRVAEGQVIAVLDTRTLELQAEQAAAQVEAARQSLLRLQNGARPEEIAQVRAQLTSAEATADRAAQDLTRAQRLQSSSSAAISGQSVDHAQSEADAANAKVVEVRAALELAEAGARKEDIAAAEAELAAAQANLALLRHQIDLGTLRAPIASVVRSRLLEPGDQATAQLPVFALAVTDPKWVRVYVGEPDLGRIAPGMRAEVFTDSQPGQPVAGTIGYISSVAEFTPKPVQTEELRTSLVYETRITVTDPEDTLRLGQPVTVRIPLAPATDAAQ; this is encoded by the coding sequence ATGAAGAAGGCCCTACCGATCCTGCTCGTGCTCGCCGCCCTTCTCGGCGGCGCCTGGGCCCATTTCAACCGCAGCCCGGGCGATCCCAACCTGATCGAGCTGCATGGCAACGTCGACATCCGGCAGGTCGCGCTCGCCTTCGACGGCAGCGGCCGGATCCGGCAGATGCTCGCCGAGGAAGGTGACCGGGTCGCCGAGGGACAGGTGATCGCCGTTCTCGACACGCGCACGCTCGAGCTGCAGGCCGAGCAGGCGGCCGCGCAGGTCGAGGCCGCGCGACAGAGCCTCCTGCGGCTGCAGAACGGCGCTCGTCCCGAGGAGATCGCGCAGGTCCGCGCCCAGCTCACATCGGCCGAGGCCACCGCCGACCGCGCCGCGCAGGACCTCACCCGCGCGCAGCGCCTGCAATCCTCCTCGAGCGCCGCGATCAGCGGTCAGAGCGTCGATCACGCGCAGAGCGAGGCCGATGCCGCCAATGCCAAGGTCGTCGAGGTGCGCGCCGCGCTCGAGCTGGCCGAGGCCGGGGCGCGCAAGGAGGACATCGCCGCCGCCGAGGCCGAGCTTGCCGCCGCGCAGGCCAACCTCGCGCTGCTGCGCCACCAGATCGACCTCGGCACGTTGCGCGCGCCCATCGCCTCGGTGGTGCGCTCGCGCCTGCTCGAACCCGGCGATCAGGCCACCGCGCAGCTGCCGGTCTTCGCCCTTGCCGTCACCGATCCGAAATGGGTGCGCGTCTACGTCGGCGAGCCCGACCTCGGGCGCATCGCGCCGGGCATGCGGGCAGAGGTCTTCACCGACAGCCAGCCGGGCCAGCCGGTCGCGGGCACCATCGGCTACATCTCATCTGTGGCCGAGTTCACCCCGAAGCCGGTGCAGACCGAGGAGCTGCGCACCAGCCTCGTCTACGAGACGCGGATCACGGTGACCGATCCCGAAGATACGCTGCGGCTCGGCCAGCCGGTCACCGTGCGCATCCCGCTGGCACCCGCCACGGACGCCGCGCAATGA